One part of the Streptomyces sp. NBC_00286 genome encodes these proteins:
- a CDS encoding ABC transporter ATP-binding protein, giving the protein MIGVAPPAYDPAAPTTANTLPVGAPATVRAYVAELFQRHRRAFLLLITVNTVAVVASMVGPYLLGSLVERVSDSAAAARELHLERTAAIFVLALIVQAVFVRQVRLRGAMLGERMLADLREDFLVRSVGLPPGVLERAGTGDLLSRITTDIDRLANAMREAVPQLAIGVVWVALLLGGLAVTAPPLAPAVLIAVPLLVAGCRWYFKRAPSAYRSEAAGYAAVAAVLAETVDAGRTVEAHRLGERRIDLSDRRVKEWTAWERYTLWLRTVLFPVINITHVTVLGSVLMVGGFFVLQGWIEVGQLTTGALIAQMLVDPVGLILRWYDELQVAHVSLARLVGVRDIEPDAGDGSLAPDGREVRADRVHFGYREGVDVLRKVSLEVAPGTRLALVGPSGAGKSTLGRLLAGIYAPRVGHITLGDAELSEMSAERVRSHVALVNQEHHVFVGSLRDNLLLARTDADDAELWAALGAVDADDWARALDDGLDTEVGSGGLGLTPAQAQQIALARLVLADPHTLVLDEATSLLDPRAARHLERSLARVLDGRTVVAIAHRLHTAHDADVIAVVENGRISELGSHDQLVTADGAYAALWRSWHG; this is encoded by the coding sequence ATGATCGGCGTGGCGCCACCGGCCTACGACCCGGCGGCCCCGACGACGGCGAACACCCTGCCCGTCGGCGCCCCCGCGACCGTACGCGCCTACGTGGCCGAACTGTTCCAACGGCACCGCCGGGCCTTCCTGCTGCTCATCACCGTCAACACGGTCGCCGTCGTCGCCTCGATGGTGGGTCCCTACCTGCTGGGCTCCCTCGTCGAGCGCGTCTCCGACAGCGCAGCCGCGGCGCGCGAACTGCATCTGGAACGCACCGCCGCGATCTTCGTCCTCGCGCTGATCGTCCAGGCCGTGTTCGTACGCCAGGTGCGGCTGCGTGGCGCCATGCTCGGCGAGCGCATGCTGGCCGACCTGCGCGAGGACTTCCTCGTCCGGTCGGTGGGGCTGCCGCCGGGCGTTCTGGAGCGGGCCGGGACGGGCGACCTGCTGTCCCGGATCACGACGGACATCGACCGGCTCGCCAACGCCATGCGCGAGGCCGTGCCCCAACTGGCCATCGGTGTGGTGTGGGTGGCGCTGCTCCTCGGCGGGCTCGCCGTGACCGCGCCGCCGCTGGCACCCGCCGTGCTGATCGCCGTCCCGCTCCTCGTGGCGGGCTGCCGCTGGTACTTCAAGCGCGCGCCGTCGGCCTACCGCTCCGAGGCCGCCGGCTACGCCGCCGTGGCCGCCGTCCTCGCCGAGACCGTGGATGCCGGGCGCACCGTCGAGGCGCACCGCCTGGGCGAGCGCCGCATCGACCTGTCGGACCGCAGGGTCAAGGAGTGGACCGCATGGGAGCGGTACACCTTGTGGCTGCGTACCGTGCTCTTCCCGGTCATCAACATCACGCATGTCACGGTCCTCGGTTCGGTCCTGATGGTCGGCGGGTTCTTCGTGCTCCAGGGCTGGATCGAGGTCGGCCAGCTGACGACGGGCGCGCTCATCGCGCAGATGCTCGTCGACCCGGTGGGCCTGATCCTGCGCTGGTACGACGAGCTACAGGTCGCCCATGTGTCGCTGGCCCGGCTGGTCGGCGTACGCGACATCGAGCCGGACGCCGGTGACGGGTCGCTGGCCCCCGACGGGCGCGAGGTGCGCGCCGACCGTGTGCACTTCGGCTACCGGGAGGGCGTCGACGTTCTGCGCAAGGTGTCGCTGGAGGTCGCGCCGGGCACCCGGCTGGCACTGGTCGGCCCGTCCGGCGCGGGCAAGTCCACGCTGGGCAGGCTGCTCGCCGGGATCTACGCGCCCCGCGTCGGCCACATCACCCTGGGCGACGCCGAACTGTCCGAGATGTCCGCCGAACGCGTCCGATCCCATGTGGCACTGGTCAACCAGGAACACCACGTCTTCGTGGGATCCCTGCGCGACAACCTGCTCCTCGCCCGAACCGATGCCGATGACGCCGAGCTGTGGGCGGCCCTCGGCGCGGTCGACGCCGATGACTGGGCGCGGGCGCTGGACGACGGTCTGGACACCGAGGTCGGCTCGGGCGGACTCGGCCTCACCCCGGCCCAGGCCCAGCAGATCGCGCTGGCCCGGCTGGTGCTCGCCGACCCGCACACGCTGGTCCTGGACGAGGCCACCTCGCTCCTCGACCCGCGCGCGGCCCGCCACCTGGAACGCTCCCTGGCCCGTGTCCTCGACGGCCGCACCGTGGTCGCCATCGCCCACCGGCTGCACACCGCCCACGACGCCGACGTCATCGCCGTCGTCGAGAACGGCCGCATCAGCGAACTCGGCAGCCACGACCAGTTGGTCACCGCGGACGGCGCGTACGCCGCGCTGTGGCGGTCCTGGCACGGGTGA
- a CDS encoding PPOX class F420-dependent oxidoreductase has product MAQNMTDEEWRAFVSEGTRTGKLSTVRADGSPHVAPIWFVLDGDDLVFNTGKDTVKGRNLARDGRVALCVDDDRPPYAFVILRGRARISEDLEEVRLWAGRIGARYMGEDRAEEFAARNGVPGELLVRVSIEKVLAQAAVSD; this is encoded by the coding sequence ATGGCACAGAACATGACCGATGAGGAATGGCGGGCGTTCGTCTCCGAGGGCACCCGCACCGGCAAGCTGTCGACCGTTCGAGCGGACGGAAGTCCGCATGTGGCGCCGATCTGGTTCGTGCTCGATGGGGACGACCTTGTCTTCAACACCGGGAAGGACACCGTCAAGGGGCGGAATCTGGCCCGGGACGGCCGGGTCGCCCTGTGCGTGGACGACGACCGGCCCCCGTACGCCTTCGTGATCCTGCGGGGGCGGGCTCGGATCTCGGAGGATCTTGAAGAGGTCCGGCTCTGGGCCGGGCGGATAGGGGCGCGTTACATGGGCGAGGACCGGGCCGAGGAGTTCGCCGCCCGCAACGGCGTACCGGGCGAACTCCTTGTGCGGGTGAGCATCGAGAAGGTCCTCGCCCAGGCCGCCGTCTCGGACTGA
- a CDS encoding roadblock/LC7 domain-containing protein → MEQNQGLGWLLDDLTERVEHVRHALVLSNDGLVTAASTGLRREDAEHLAAVSSGLHSLAKGSGRHFGAGQVRQTMIEFDDAVLFVTAAGTGSCLCVLSAAEADIGQVAYEMTLLVNRVGEHLDIDARQPEHAPAIDT, encoded by the coding sequence ATGGAGCAGAACCAGGGACTCGGCTGGTTGCTGGACGACCTGACCGAGCGCGTCGAACACGTACGACATGCGCTGGTGCTGTCCAACGACGGGCTGGTCACGGCGGCCAGTACGGGACTCAGGCGCGAGGACGCCGAACACCTCGCCGCCGTCTCCTCGGGGCTGCACAGCCTGGCCAAGGGCTCGGGGCGGCACTTCGGCGCCGGCCAAGTCCGGCAGACCATGATCGAGTTCGATGATGCGGTGCTGTTCGTCACGGCGGCGGGCACCGGCAGCTGCCTGTGCGTGCTCAGCGCGGCCGAAGCGGACATCGGCCAGGTCGCCTACGAGATGACTCTGCTCGTCAACCGCGTCGGTGAACACCTCGACATCGATGCGCGACAGCCGGAACACGCACCTGCCATAGACACCTGA
- a CDS encoding acyl-CoA thioesterase, with amino-acid sequence MTNPAERLVDLLDLEQIEVNIFRGRSPQESLQRVFGGQVAGQALVAAGRTTDGERPVHSLHAYFLRPGRPGVPIVYQVERVRDGRSFTTRRVTAVQQGRTIFNLTASFHKPEEGSFEHQLPPAREVPDPESLPTVTQEIKEHLGALPETLERMARRQPFDIRYVDRMRWTPEEVEHAEPRSAVWMRAVGPLGDDPLIHTCALTYASDMTLLDAVRIPVEPLWGPRGFDMASLDHAMWFHRPFRADEWFLYDQESPIATGGRGLARGRIYNLDGQLIVSVVQEGLFRKLG; translated from the coding sequence ATGACGAACCCAGCGGAACGACTCGTCGACCTGCTCGACCTGGAGCAGATCGAGGTCAACATCTTCCGTGGCCGCAGCCCGCAGGAGTCCCTGCAGCGGGTCTTCGGCGGGCAGGTCGCCGGCCAGGCCCTCGTCGCCGCAGGCCGCACCACGGACGGGGAACGGCCGGTGCACTCGCTGCATGCGTACTTCCTGCGCCCGGGCCGGCCGGGCGTGCCGATCGTGTACCAGGTCGAACGGGTCCGCGACGGGCGGTCGTTCACCACGCGCCGGGTCACCGCCGTGCAGCAGGGCCGCACGATCTTCAATCTGACCGCCTCCTTCCACAAGCCTGAAGAGGGGAGCTTCGAGCACCAGCTACCGCCGGCCCGCGAGGTCCCGGATCCTGAGTCGCTCCCGACCGTCACTCAGGAGATCAAGGAGCATCTGGGCGCGCTCCCCGAGACGTTGGAGCGCATGGCCCGCCGCCAGCCCTTCGACATCCGCTACGTGGACCGGATGCGCTGGACCCCCGAGGAGGTCGAGCACGCCGAACCACGCAGCGCCGTATGGATGCGCGCCGTCGGCCCTCTGGGCGACGACCCGCTGATCCACACCTGCGCGCTCACCTACGCGAGCGACATGACCCTCCTGGATGCCGTCCGCATCCCGGTGGAACCGCTCTGGGGTCCTCGCGGCTTCGACATGGCTTCTCTGGACCACGCCATGTGGTTCCACCGGCCGTTCCGCGCGGACGAGTGGTTCCTGTACGACCAGGAGTCACCGATCGCGACCGGTGGCCGGGGCCTGGCGCGCGGGCGGATCTACAACCTCGACGGACAGCTGATCGTGTCCGTCGTCCAGGAGGGGTTGTTCAGGAAGCTGGGCTGA
- a CDS encoding DUF6397 family protein, with the protein MSGNTITQSALPTTTPRPAQAVRPALTPSHAARELGLKRGEFDLAVRLGCIRTLPDEGGGGRRVARTEIDRVRSETGFPDVLRERVKAVGTAEGAALMGVSAARFTRFARLGLIAPVKWYLNRYRAVVWLYLAEELRQFAASEDNARLLRGRTPEGLRAQLDAGVDLRARNWRGRHVGFLLRQTEDPWARAAAVASLLDPVQVAEIIEDPYERAYLNRFHPDQTAHGAPDSPAAHVAVRIMTAQDPDEISWLRSDLANAIEEAREHRPAPRPTPRGAETPRARPKPRPVEEQGSVEEPERSRRRFGWLRRRNL; encoded by the coding sequence ATGTCCGGCAACACCATCACGCAATCCGCCCTGCCCACCACCACCCCGCGCCCCGCGCAGGCGGTCCGGCCGGCCCTCACACCGAGCCACGCCGCACGGGAACTGGGTCTCAAACGAGGCGAATTCGACCTCGCCGTCCGACTCGGATGCATCAGGACCCTTCCCGACGAAGGGGGCGGAGGCCGCCGCGTGGCCCGCACGGAAATCGACCGGGTGCGCTCCGAAACCGGCTTTCCCGACGTGCTCCGCGAACGCGTCAAGGCCGTGGGCACCGCCGAGGGCGCAGCCCTCATGGGGGTGTCGGCGGCCCGGTTCACGCGGTTCGCACGCCTCGGCCTGATCGCGCCCGTCAAGTGGTACCTCAACCGGTACAGGGCCGTGGTCTGGCTGTATCTGGCAGAGGAACTGCGGCAGTTCGCCGCGAGCGAGGACAACGCCCGGCTGTTGAGGGGGCGTACGCCCGAGGGACTGCGCGCCCAGTTGGACGCGGGCGTGGACCTGCGGGCCCGCAACTGGCGGGGACGGCACGTGGGGTTTCTGCTGCGGCAGACCGAGGATCCCTGGGCGCGGGCCGCGGCCGTGGCATCCCTGCTGGATCCCGTGCAGGTCGCGGAGATCATCGAGGACCCGTACGAACGCGCCTATCTGAACCGCTTCCACCCCGACCAGACGGCCCACGGCGCGCCCGATTCACCCGCCGCCCACGTCGCCGTACGGATCATGACGGCGCAGGACCCGGACGAGATCAGCTGGCTCCGCAGCGACCTGGCGAACGCGATCGAGGAGGCACGAGAGCACCGGCCCGCCCCACGTCCGACGCCGAGGGGAGCCGAGACACCGCGTGCGCGTCCGAAGCCACGACCGGTCGAGGAGCAGGGGAGCGTCGAGGAACCGGAACGGTCCCGCCGCCGCTTCGGATGGCTGCGCCGCAGAAACCTCTGA
- a CDS encoding ABC transporter ATP-binding protein, producing MQIQDLPYPDPGVPDARSGPRFLVWLGRNQLGGQLKSLAWGLLHFLSVSGLPFCVGFAIQAVVDRSGARLALAGGLIALCGLGIAVGDTMLHRTAVTNWITAAARVQQLLARRTAQLGSALTRRVAAGEVVAVSTGDVEKIGWFVEAVSRFTAAALTIVLVCVALVVYEPALGIVVAVGVPVLALAVLPLLPRATRRADFQREKAGRATELASDTVAGLRVLRGIGGEELFLDRYRRASQEVRHAAVRSARMWSLIAAVQVLLPGLLLIAVVWHGVNLAREGRITVGEMVTVYSAVMIMSYPLHHFVEIAMAYSFSRPSAKRAARVLALERAMDSEGSLEAVAPAGDLYDPATGLLAPAGRLTAVVCGDPDASGVLAERLGGHAADSSELPSALLGGVPLDELPLDSARTAVLVQDKDPVLLSGTLRELLDVPASGGVSAEDALAAAQCGDVLDALAQGSLDAEDPMDTRITERGRSLSGGQRQRLALARSLGTDPEVLVLDEPTSAVDSHTEARIADGIRALRQGRTTVVFTSSPLLLDHADRVVLVHEGEVAAVGVHRELVHSEPRYRAVVTRETDDEAAVRDLDHLEALEEIEETA from the coding sequence ATGCAGATTCAAGACCTTCCGTATCCCGACCCGGGTGTGCCGGACGCTCGCTCGGGTCCCCGATTCCTGGTGTGGCTCGGCCGGAATCAACTCGGCGGACAACTGAAATCCCTGGCCTGGGGGCTGCTGCACTTCCTCTCCGTGTCCGGGCTGCCGTTCTGTGTCGGTTTCGCCATCCAGGCCGTCGTGGACCGCTCCGGCGCACGGCTGGCCCTGGCGGGTGGCCTGATCGCGCTGTGCGGGCTCGGTATCGCGGTGGGCGACACCATGCTGCACCGGACCGCGGTCACCAACTGGATCACCGCGGCCGCCCGCGTCCAGCAACTACTGGCCCGCAGGACCGCCCAGTTGGGCTCCGCGCTGACCCGGCGCGTGGCGGCCGGTGAGGTGGTCGCCGTGTCCACGGGCGACGTGGAGAAGATCGGCTGGTTCGTGGAGGCCGTGTCGCGGTTCACCGCGGCCGCCCTGACCATCGTCCTGGTCTGTGTCGCCCTCGTCGTGTACGAGCCCGCGCTCGGAATCGTCGTCGCCGTGGGCGTGCCCGTCCTGGCGCTCGCGGTGCTGCCTCTACTGCCGCGCGCCACCCGGCGTGCCGACTTCCAGCGGGAGAAGGCGGGGCGCGCCACCGAGCTGGCCTCGGACACGGTCGCCGGTCTGCGCGTGCTGCGCGGCATCGGCGGCGAGGAGCTGTTCCTGGACCGGTACCGCAGAGCCTCGCAGGAGGTACGCCACGCCGCCGTCCGCAGCGCCCGCATGTGGTCGCTGATCGCCGCGGTCCAGGTGCTGTTGCCCGGTCTGCTGCTGATCGCGGTCGTCTGGCACGGGGTGAACCTGGCCCGGGAGGGCCGGATCACCGTCGGCGAGATGGTCACCGTGTACAGCGCCGTCATGATCATGTCGTACCCGTTGCACCACTTCGTGGAGATCGCCATGGCGTACTCCTTCTCCCGGCCGTCCGCGAAACGTGCGGCCCGGGTGCTGGCACTCGAGCGCGCGATGGACAGCGAGGGCTCACTCGAGGCGGTCGCGCCGGCCGGGGATCTGTACGACCCGGCGACCGGGCTCCTCGCTCCGGCCGGACGGCTCACCGCTGTGGTGTGCGGCGACCCGGACGCTTCGGGTGTGCTGGCCGAGCGGCTCGGCGGGCACGCCGCGGACTCCTCGGAACTGCCGTCCGCGCTTCTTGGCGGCGTACCGCTGGACGAGCTGCCGCTCGACTCCGCCCGCACGGCCGTCCTCGTCCAGGACAAGGACCCGGTGCTGCTGTCCGGCACCCTGCGCGAACTGCTCGACGTGCCCGCCTCCGGCGGCGTCAGTGCCGAGGACGCGCTGGCCGCCGCGCAGTGCGGTGACGTGCTGGACGCGCTCGCCCAGGGGTCGCTGGACGCCGAGGACCCGATGGACACCCGGATCACCGAACGCGGACGCTCGCTGTCGGGCGGACAGCGCCAGCGCCTCGCACTGGCGCGGTCCCTGGGCACGGACCCGGAGGTGCTCGTCCTGGACGAGCCGACGTCCGCCGTCGACTCGCACACCGAGGCACGGATCGCCGACGGCATCCGCGCGCTGCGACAGGGGCGTACGACGGTGGTCTTCACCTCGTCCCCGCTGCTCCTGGACCACGCGGACCGGGTCGTGCTCGTCCATGAGGGCGAGGTCGCCGCGGTCGGCGTGCACCGCGAACTGGTGCACAGCGAACCCCGGTACCGCGCCGTGGTGACCCGTGAGACCGACGACGAGGCCGCCGTACGCGACCTGGACCACCTGGAAGCACTCGAAGAGATCGAGGAGACCGCATGA
- a CDS encoding DEAD/DEAH box helicase: MTLIDQLPQTADPDALYEAFESWTGERGIALYPHQEEALIEVVSGANVIVSTPTGSGKSLIAAGAHFAALARDEVTFYTAPIKALVSEKFFELCKLFGTENVGMLTGDASVNADAPVICCTAEVLASIALRDGKRADVGQVVMDEFHFYAEGDRGWAWQIPILELPQAQFILMSATLGDVSMFEKDLTRRTGRPTSVVRSATRPVPLSYEYRLTPLTETLTELLETKQAPVYIVHFTQAQAVERAQALMSINMCTRAEKDQIAELIGNFRFTTKFGRNLSRYVRHGIGVHHAGMLPKYRRLVEKLAQAGLLKVICGTDTLGVGVNVPIRTVLFTALAKYDGNRVRTLRAREFHQIAGRAGRAGFDTAGFVVAQAPEHVVENEKALAKAGDDPKKRRKVVRKKAPEGFVGWTENTFEKLISSDPEPLTSRFRVTHTMLLSVIARPGNAFDAMRNLLEDNHEPRKQQLRHIRRAIAIYRSLLDGGIVEKLDEPDAQGRIVRLTVDLQQDFALNQPLSTFALAAFELLEPESPSYALDMVSVVESTLDDPRQILAAQQNKARGEAVAAMKADGVEYEERMERLQDVTYPKPLEELLFHAYNTYRKSHPWVGDHPLSPKSVIRDMYERALSFTEFVSFYELARTEGIVLRYLASAYKALDHTVPDDLKSEDLEDLIAWLGEMVRQVDSSLLDEWEQLANPEEMTAEEAQEKADQVRPVTANARAFRVLVRNAMFRRVELAALDHVEELGELDAESGWDADAWSEAMDKYWDEYDDLGTGPDARGPKLLLIEEEPQNGLWRVRQTFADPNGDHDWGISAEVDLAASDAEGRAIVKVTDVGQL; encoded by the coding sequence GTGACCCTTATCGATCAGCTGCCGCAGACCGCAGATCCCGACGCCCTCTACGAAGCCTTCGAGTCGTGGACCGGGGAACGCGGTATCGCGCTCTATCCCCACCAGGAGGAGGCGCTGATCGAGGTGGTGTCGGGTGCGAATGTGATCGTGTCGACGCCCACCGGCTCGGGCAAGAGCCTGATCGCCGCCGGTGCGCACTTCGCGGCGCTCGCCCGGGACGAGGTCACTTTCTACACGGCACCGATCAAGGCGCTCGTCTCGGAGAAGTTCTTCGAACTGTGCAAGCTCTTCGGCACCGAGAACGTCGGCATGCTGACCGGCGACGCCTCCGTCAACGCCGACGCCCCCGTCATCTGCTGCACGGCGGAGGTCCTGGCGTCCATCGCGCTCCGCGACGGCAAGCGGGCCGATGTCGGCCAGGTCGTCATGGACGAGTTCCACTTCTACGCCGAGGGCGACCGCGGCTGGGCCTGGCAGATCCCGATCCTCGAACTGCCGCAGGCCCAGTTCATCCTGATGTCCGCCACGCTCGGCGATGTCTCGATGTTCGAGAAGGACCTCACCCGGCGGACCGGCCGCCCCACCTCGGTCGTCCGCTCGGCGACGCGGCCCGTGCCGCTGTCCTACGAGTACCGGCTGACGCCGCTCACGGAGACGCTCACCGAACTCCTCGAGACCAAGCAGGCCCCCGTCTACATCGTGCACTTCACCCAGGCTCAGGCGGTGGAGCGGGCCCAGGCGCTGATGAGCATCAACATGTGCACGCGCGCGGAGAAGGACCAGATCGCCGAGCTGATCGGCAACTTCCGCTTCACCACCAAGTTCGGCCGCAATCTGTCCCGTTACGTGCGGCACGGCATCGGTGTGCATCACGCCGGCATGCTGCCCAAGTACCGGCGACTGGTGGAGAAGCTGGCCCAGGCCGGTCTCCTGAAGGTCATCTGTGGTACCGACACCCTCGGTGTCGGCGTCAACGTCCCTATCCGCACAGTGCTGTTCACTGCTCTGGCGAAGTACGACGGCAACCGTGTGCGGACGCTTCGCGCACGTGAGTTCCACCAGATCGCGGGCCGTGCCGGCCGGGCGGGCTTCGACACGGCCGGGTTCGTCGTCGCCCAGGCTCCCGAGCATGTCGTCGAGAACGAGAAGGCCCTCGCCAAGGCGGGCGACGATCCGAAGAAGCGTCGCAAGGTGGTCCGCAAGAAGGCTCCCGAGGGGTTCGTCGGCTGGACGGAGAACACCTTCGAGAAGCTCATCTCCTCCGATCCGGAGCCGCTCACCTCCCGGTTCCGGGTGACGCACACGATGCTTCTGTCGGTGATCGCCCGGCCCGGCAACGCCTTCGATGCGATGCGCAATCTGCTGGAGGACAACCATGAGCCGCGCAAGCAGCAGTTGCGACACATCCGGCGCGCGATCGCCATCTACCGCTCGCTGCTGGACGGCGGCATCGTCGAGAAGCTCGACGAGCCGGATGCCCAGGGCCGTATCGTGCGCCTGACGGTCGATCTGCAGCAGGACTTCGCCCTCAACCAGCCGCTGTCCACCTTCGCCCTCGCCGCCTTCGAGCTCCTGGAACCGGAGTCCCCTTCCTACGCGCTGGACATGGTGTCCGTCGTCGAGTCGACGCTGGACGACCCTCGGCAGATCCTCGCCGCCCAGCAGAACAAGGCCCGTGGCGAGGCCGTGGCGGCGATGAAGGCGGACGGCGTCGAGTACGAGGAGCGGATGGAGCGGCTCCAGGACGTGACGTACCCGAAGCCGTTGGAGGAGCTCCTCTTCCACGCGTACAACACCTACCGCAAGAGCCATCCGTGGGTCGGCGACCATCCGCTGTCGCCGAAGTCCGTCATCCGCGACATGTACGAACGGGCCCTGTCCTTCACGGAGTTCGTCTCCTTCTACGAGCTTGCCCGCACCGAGGGCATCGTGCTGCGCTACCTCGCCAGTGCCTACAAGGCTCTTGATCACACCGTCCCGGACGACCTCAAGTCCGAGGACCTGGAGGACCTGATCGCCTGGCTCGGCGAGATGGTGCGGCAGGTCGACTCCAGCCTCCTCGACGAGTGGGAGCAGCTCGCCAACCCGGAGGAGATGACGGCCGAGGAGGCCCAGGAGAAGGCCGACCAGGTGAGGCCGGTCACCGCGAACGCACGCGCCTTCCGCGTCCTCGTCCGCAACGCCATGTTCCGCCGTGTCGAACTCGCCGCCCTCGACCACGTCGAGGAACTCGGCGAGCTGGACGCCGAGTCGGGCTGGGATGCCGATGCCTGGAGCGAGGCCATGGACAAGTACTGGGACGAGTACGACGACCTCGGCACCGGCCCCGACGCCCGCGGCCCCAAGCTGTTGCTCATCGAGGAGGAGCCGCAGAATGGCCTGTGGCGGGTCCGGCAGACCTTCGCCGATCCGAACGGCGATCACGACTGGGGCATCAGCGCGGAGGTCGACCTCGCCGCCTCCGACGCCGAGGGACGTGCCATCGTCAAGGTCACCGACGTCGGCCAGCTGTGA
- a CDS encoding GTP-binding protein — protein sequence MASEHPDAPNAETAPLALKILVAGGFGVGKTTLVGAVSEIKPLRTEELLSEVGQSVDDTDGVDHKVTTTVAMDFGRITIRSGLSLYLFGTPGQDRFWFLWDELSQGALGAVVLADTRRLGDCFPAVDYFEHRHIPFVVAVNCFADARTYGAHEVSRALDLDRGTPVVLCDARDRDSGKEVLIRLVEYAGRMHTARLLDSVG from the coding sequence ATGGCCTCCGAGCACCCCGACGCCCCGAACGCCGAGACGGCCCCACTGGCCCTGAAGATTCTGGTCGCCGGCGGCTTCGGCGTGGGCAAGACCACCCTCGTAGGAGCCGTCAGCGAGATCAAGCCGCTGCGCACCGAGGAACTGCTCAGCGAGGTGGGCCAGTCGGTCGACGACACCGACGGTGTCGACCACAAGGTCACGACCACCGTCGCCATGGACTTCGGCCGCATCACCATCAGGTCCGGTCTGTCGCTCTATCTGTTCGGGACGCCGGGACAGGACCGGTTCTGGTTCTTGTGGGACGAACTGTCACAGGGCGCCCTCGGTGCCGTCGTCCTCGCGGACACCCGGCGGCTCGGGGACTGCTTCCCCGCAGTCGACTACTTCGAGCACCGGCACATCCCGTTCGTCGTGGCCGTCAACTGCTTCGCGGATGCGCGCACTTACGGCGCTCACGAGGTGTCACGCGCCCTCGACCTCGACCGCGGCACACCCGTCGTGCTCTGCGATGCCCGTGACCGCGACTCGGGGAAGGAGGTGCTGATCCGTCTCGTCGAGTACGCCGGGCGGATGCACACCGCCCGGCTGCTCGACTCCGTCGGCTGA
- a CDS encoding metal-dependent hydrolase: MMGPAHSLSGAAAWLGVGAAAAATGHTMPWPVLLVGALICAGAALAPDLDHKAATISTAFGPLSRGLCEIVDKLSYAVYKGTKKQGDPRRSGGHRTLTHTWLWAALIGAGTSVIAITGERWAVLAILFVHIVLAIEGLLWRATRGQSADVLVWLLAATSAWILAGVLDEPGNGADWLFTAPGQEYLWLGLPVVLGALVHDIGDALTVSGCPILWPIPIGRKRWYPVGPPKAMRFRAGSWVELKVLMPVFMLLGGVGCAAALNVI; this comes from the coding sequence ATGATGGGACCAGCACACTCACTGTCCGGGGCCGCGGCCTGGCTGGGCGTCGGAGCCGCGGCGGCGGCCACCGGGCACACGATGCCCTGGCCGGTTCTCCTGGTCGGCGCGCTGATCTGCGCCGGCGCCGCGCTCGCCCCGGACCTCGACCACAAGGCGGCCACCATCTCGACGGCTTTCGGTCCCCTCTCACGGGGCCTGTGCGAGATCGTCGACAAGCTCTCGTACGCCGTCTACAAGGGGACGAAGAAGCAGGGCGATCCGCGTCGCTCGGGCGGGCACCGCACCCTGACGCACACCTGGCTGTGGGCCGCGTTGATCGGTGCGGGCACCTCTGTCATCGCGATCACGGGGGAGCGCTGGGCGGTTCTGGCGATTCTCTTCGTGCACATAGTGCTCGCCATCGAGGGTCTGCTGTGGCGGGCGACGCGGGGGCAGAGCGCCGACGTCCTGGTCTGGCTGCTGGCCGCGACGAGTGCCTGGATCCTGGCGGGCGTCCTGGACGAGCCGGGCAACGGCGCCGACTGGCTGTTCACGGCGCCGGGTCAGGAGTACCTGTGGCTGGGACTGCCGGTCGTCCTCGGTGCGCTGGTGCACGACATCGGGGACGCGCTGACCGTGTCGGGCTGCCCGATCCTGTGGCCGATACCCATAGGGCGCAAGCGCTGGTACCCGGTGGGGCCGCCCAAGGCGATGCGGTTCCGGGCGGGCAGCTGGGTCGAGCTGAAGGTGCTGATGCCGGTGTTCATGCTGCTCGGCGGAGTGGGCTGCGCGGCGGCGCTCAACGTCATCTGA
- a CDS encoding DUF5709 domain-containing protein, with protein MDSAGGWGDDVYQPDQSEVQDDAGLLGAEDTLESDGVNDPLDRGWSPPERPWAVERKDVTAAERLRGETLDERLAVELPEVVAPDGDGIGDSLDSDGEALDNEVGTIRSGRLVAPDEGAHGDEESRLIATDVGIDGAAASAEEAAMHIVDEDAQSG; from the coding sequence GTGGACAGCGCCGGCGGATGGGGAGACGACGTCTACCAGCCCGACCAATCCGAGGTGCAGGACGACGCGGGGCTGCTCGGCGCCGAGGACACCCTGGAGTCCGACGGTGTGAACGACCCTCTGGACCGGGGCTGGTCCCCGCCGGAGCGGCCGTGGGCCGTGGAGCGCAAGGACGTGACCGCGGCCGAACGGCTTCGCGGCGAGACGCTGGACGAACGGCTCGCCGTGGAGCTGCCAGAGGTCGTGGCGCCCGACGGGGACGGTATCGGCGACAGTCTCGATTCCGACGGCGAGGCCCTGGACAACGAGGTGGGCACCATCCGCTCCGGACGTCTCGTGGCCCCGGACGAAGGTGCGCACGGGGACGAGGAGAGCCGGCTGATCGCCACCGATGTGGGCATCGACGGCGCCGCCGCCTCGGCGGAGGAGGCCGCCATGCACATCGTCGACGAGGACGCCCAGTCCGGCTGA